The Stigmatella aurantiaca DW4/3-1 genome contains the following window.
GGGCAGTTCATCGACCACGATTTGACGTTCGATCCGACCTCCATCCTGGAGCGGCAGAACGACCCGGAGGCCCTGGAGAACTTTCGTACGCCGGCGCTGGAGCTGGACAACCTCTATGGGGCGGGTCCGAGAGCCGCCCGCCACTTCTACGACACGGACAACCCGGCGAAGTTCCTCGTGGACCCGCTCAGCGATGCGCCGGGCTCGCAGGACGACATGCCGCGCAACCGGCAGGCCACGGCCATCATCTCGGATCCCCGCAACGATGAGAACGTCATCGTCTCGCAGCTCCACGTGGCGTTCCTCAAGTTCCACAACGCGGTCGTGGATCACTTGCTCGCCAAGGGCACTCTCTCCTCCGAGGTCTTCGAAGAGGCTCAGCGGATGGTCCGCTGGCACTACCAGTGGATCGTCCTCAAGGAGTTCCTCCCGAAGATTGCGGGCCCGGACGTGGTCAGGGCCGTGTTGAGCGCTTCCCCGAGGGCCCGCCTCTTCCAGTGGCGGAACGAGCCGTTCATCCCGGTGGAGTTCTCGGTGGCGGCCTACCGCTTCGGGCACAGCCAGGTGCGGCCAGGCTACCGGGTCAATCAGGGCTTCGCCGCGGGCATCTTCAACAACGCCATCGCGGCGGATGTCGCGGATCCGAATGACCTGCGGGGCGGCAAGCGCGCCCAGCGGCGGTTCGTGGAGTGGGACCTGTTCTTCCCCATCACGGGGGCCACCCGCACGGCGCAGCTCGGCAAGCGGATCGACACGCGGCTGTCGAGCCCGCTGTTCGCGCTGATCGCGGGGGCTCCGGGCCAGCCGGGTGGAACCGGGGCGGGCACGGCCGCCAACCCCCTCTCGTTGGCACAGCGCAACCTGCTGCGAAGCCTGGCGCTCAGCCTGCCTTCGGGCCAGGCCATGGCCAAGCGCATGGGCATCAAGCCCCTGACGCCCGATCAGCTCGCGGAGTTGAAGCCTCTCGGCGTGGGGTTCGATGTCTCCACCCCCCCCTGGTACTACATGCTGAAGGA
Protein-coding sequences here:
- a CDS encoding peroxidase family protein; this encodes MIHGETQLRGIHPPQSQFHSRGRFGRLFPELHAFAPDLPKIRAALAELGKQGGLMDANDQPAPAPSTNPDNEDISAGFTFFGQFIDHDLTFDPTSILERQNDPEALENFRTPALELDNLYGAGPRAARHFYDTDNPAKFLVDPLSDAPGSQDDMPRNRQATAIISDPRNDENVIVSQLHVAFLKFHNAVVDHLLAKGTLSSEVFEEAQRMVRWHYQWIVLKEFLPKIAGPDVVRAVLSASPRARLFQWRNEPFIPVEFSVAAYRFGHSQVRPGYRVNQGFAAGIFNNAIAADVADPNDLRGGKRAQRRFVEWDLFFPITGATRTAQLGKRIDTRLSSPLFALIAGAPGQPGGTGAGTAANPLSLAQRNLLRSLALSLPSGQAMAKRMGIKPLTPDQLAELKPLGVGFDVSTPPWYYMLKEAEVNGGGKRLSGVGARIVAEVLIGMLQGDRQSFLNANPDWKPELGNSKGQFFIEDLLKFAGVKVGP